In one Candidatus Neomarinimicrobiota bacterium genomic region, the following are encoded:
- a CDS encoding 4Fe-4S binding protein: protein MIHCELKICVGCRMCEVACSAFHFDGVTRAMSRIRVAKLENVGVEMAIACLSCQEKPCLECPTLALTVGDNGEIILDGDLCTSCEICVEECPVG, encoded by the coding sequence ATGATCCACTGCGAACTTAAGATTTGTGTGGGTTGCCGCATGTGCGAAGTTGCGTGTAGTGCGTTTCACTTTGATGGTGTCACCCGTGCTATGTCCCGAATTCGTGTTGCAAAGCTGGAAAATGTGGGTGTGGAGATGGCTATCGCCTGCCTCAGTTGCCAGGAAAAACCGTGCCTCGAGTGCCCCACATTGGCACTTACTGTAGGAGACAATGGAGAGATAATTCTGGATGGAGATTTATGTACGTCCTGTGAAATCTGTGTGGAGGAATGTCCAGTGGGT